Proteins encoded in a region of the Haloglomus salinum genome:
- a CDS encoding mechanosensitive ion channel family protein, which yields MTGGWGLLQAGNQAINDGLALLPSWFHEGLARFLAAMGVLVVFYYASTVVQQLLGRRIARRFRRPSLTRTVLRGIQGAVILLGILIALRILQVPIGDLALSVTVFSAVAGFVLAPIIGSVVNGLFVLSEQPYEIGDMIHLPETDVYAFVEDVTLRYTKVFTLDNTFLIIPNGNIRERDVVNFSAEDSRTRLSLDILVTYESDIQAARDLIEESARQVDKVVEGGPDIRIGSARYPAGPTCYIENFADHGINLRLRYWATEPYKLLALRSNVQTQVWERLADADVEIAYPHSHLVFDDTSGEMRVATRSADAGGNGAPGDPRGAPVEHDVGREQSPGRTRLRPEEPGPVDGDGDASPEE from the coding sequence CAACCAGGCCATCAACGACGGGCTGGCACTCCTCCCGTCGTGGTTCCACGAGGGGCTGGCGCGCTTCCTCGCCGCCATGGGCGTGCTGGTGGTCTTCTACTACGCCTCGACGGTCGTCCAGCAGCTGCTCGGTCGGCGAATCGCCCGCCGGTTCCGCCGGCCGTCGCTCACCCGGACGGTGCTGCGGGGCATCCAGGGCGCGGTCATCCTGCTCGGCATCCTCATCGCGCTGCGTATCCTGCAGGTCCCCATCGGCGACCTCGCGCTCTCGGTGACCGTCTTCTCCGCGGTGGCCGGGTTCGTCCTCGCGCCCATCATCGGAAGCGTCGTCAACGGGCTGTTCGTCCTGAGCGAGCAGCCCTACGAGATCGGCGACATGATCCACCTCCCCGAGACGGACGTGTACGCCTTCGTCGAGGATGTCACGCTGCGGTACACGAAGGTGTTCACGCTGGACAACACCTTCCTCATCATCCCGAACGGCAACATCCGCGAGCGGGACGTGGTGAACTTCTCGGCGGAGGACTCCCGGACCCGGCTCTCGCTGGATATCCTGGTCACCTACGAGTCCGACATCCAGGCGGCCCGTGACCTCATCGAGGAGTCGGCCCGTCAGGTCGACAAGGTCGTCGAGGGGGGACCGGACATCCGTATCGGGAGCGCCCGGTATCCGGCGGGCCCGACCTGCTATATCGAGAACTTCGCGGACCACGGCATCAACCTGCGCCTGCGCTACTGGGCGACGGAGCCGTACAAGCTGCTGGCGCTGCGCTCGAACGTGCAGACGCAGGTCTGGGAGCGGCTGGCGGACGCCGACGTGGAGATCGCTTACCCGCACTCACATCTGGTTTTCGACGACACGAGCGGCGAGATGCGGGTCGCGACACGGTCGGCCGACGCCGGTGGGAACGGTGCGCCGGGCGACCCTCGGGGGGCTCCCGTCGAGCACGATGTCGGGCGTGAGCAGTCGCCAGGTCGCACGCGGTTGCGGCCGGAGGAGCCCGGTCCCGTCGATGGAGACGGCGACGCGAGCCCGGAGGAGTAG
- a CDS encoding universal stress protein — protein MTLVVVPVRYPLTDHSKATLARAIEVAEEHDAELTVLHVNLYQDSGRVSRTELKRAVRREFGDLPDVRFVVRSGFLVEETILEEVAAERADFVVIGQKQAGRWRRMLRSLVDDPDIETYLREKLDCTVVTATATN, from the coding sequence ATGACCCTGGTCGTGGTGCCGGTGCGCTATCCGCTGACGGACCACTCGAAGGCGACGCTCGCCCGCGCCATCGAGGTGGCCGAGGAGCACGACGCCGAGCTGACGGTCCTCCATGTCAACCTCTACCAGGACAGCGGCCGGGTGAGCCGGACGGAGTTGAAGCGGGCGGTCCGCCGCGAATTCGGCGACCTCCCGGATGTCCGCTTCGTCGTCCGGTCCGGGTTCCTCGTCGAGGAGACCATCCTCGAGGAGGTGGCCGCCGAGCGCGCTGACTTCGTCGTCATCGGGCAGAAACAGGCGGGGCGCTGGCGGCGGATGCTCCGCAGCCTCGTCGACGACCCCGATATCGAGACCTACCTCCGCGAGAAGCTCGACTGCACCGTCGTCACCGCGACCGCGACGAACTGA